ACCCATTTAATATGCATCTTGAGATATTTACAAGACTGATGGGTTCTCCAAGAAGACTTTAGCCCTGGTTGCACACTGTTCACAGCATTACGCTTTATGGTACTGGTTATAACTGGAGCTTTGCGGCCTAGACCATACAAGCTGTGCTCTGTCTGTATATCTCCCCCTGAGCCCCTTCGGTTGTGATGTCTCTGCCCTgaggaagaggaagtggagcccaATATCAAagtcccagacaacccttttTAGAGGGGTATTCCAGACCCTTAATACTTAAGACGGTCTCTGAAGGCAATGATATCAGATGGGTGGAGGTCACATTAccagcagtgatcagctgatcgaaGGTCTATGGCACAGCCACACGTACTGTACTGTGGGGGTAATTGGTACTGTTGCACACTCCCATTTAAGTGAAAATCCCCCTTAATAGGGTTGTCCCTGGGACTCCATTGTCCGTTGCTGAAAGTCCTTCTCCCCCCCCTGCGACTTCTGGGACCAGTCAGTGGCCTTAGTGATCACTAGTAAAGAATGAGACATCACCAGTTCCTTATCAGTGATCATTGAGGTTACTGATTGGttccagcggtcacatggggtgaaGGACTTTAGGTGACCAGGGCATGGCACGTAACCATGTGGACACCACAGCATTGGGAATCGGCAAGTATGGGGTTTTTCTTCTTATGTTACACCTCCCTCAGCCTCCACAGGGGTTTTGTCCaaggactacccctttaaagagatagTTTTACAACCTACATAAGTTCTTCTAGAACATCTACTAACTGGTTATACTCGTATCACTCACCTCATGGAATAAGTGGTCATTACACAAGAGGACTCGAAGCGCAATCCGTATTAAAAGACCCTTCTTCAAAGACACACCTGACAAGACAGACATCGGAGAGACAGACAGGTTTATTAGAGAGGACTATGGTGTTCTAGAGGCACAAACGCTCATGTCCAGAGCAACTGGAGATGACAGAGGGGCCCAAAGATAGTTGCCCGGTGCCATCGGGATTGGCGGGGGCTCTTCTCTTAAGTTTACGACCAATGAAGCGCAATGCCAGATGGTTATAGGATCTGTTCTGTTGGGTTTTTACACAAGATGTCAGGAGATAAAACGCTGGCAGGAAATTAAAGATAGATATCTTTTATATGGAAGTGTGTTTATTTACGTATACAGATTTTTATAGCTGAACGGGATGGTCCgcagtctttaaagggattttctgggacacattgatgacctatccttaggaaggatcatcaatatgtgatggGTTAGGGATCCTACAGCCAAGATCAGCTGGTTAAAGAGGCCACAGCCGCTTCACTGAATACAAAGCTCTGTGCCATGTGATATagtgtacagtggctgtgcttggtattacggcttagccccattcactttCAAGGGATTGAGTTgcttctgtaccatgtgactgatgaatgttaTGTCAAAGGAACAGGGACAAGGGCTCTTCAGACAGATGATCCTTGGGGACACCAACTGATAGCATATAAGAATGGATAACAATAAACAAgtcttggaaaacctctttaaattcaCCACAAAGCCACAAAGGGTGCCACATTCAATCCACATGTCAGAGACAATGCACAGCTTGTGGTGAGCACTCACCGTTTTGAGGTTCGTATACTTCGGACCACTTAAGCTCATTTCCTGGAGGGCAACTCTTAGTTCGCAGCATGGCAAGATGGAGCTCAAAGAGGCTGGAATTAAAGAACTTGGCTATGCTGCCCTGCATGCCCTTGGTCTGCAGGAGAGTATTGGCGGCTGAGTTGAAGTCTCCATATTTACACATATAAAGACACAATTTCTGCTTCATAGTGTTCAGGCTGCAATACACAGGAGAGCAGTTTATAAAAGGACGGAAGGCCAACAATAGCCGAAAAACACAAGAGGACAGATGTGAAGGGGAGACTTACCTGGTAAGATCTGAACACTGCACAGCATTCAGATAGCGCACCAATTGTCTGTAACTAGAGGACAGAAAGGGAGGTCAGTGTTACAGAGACAGACTATCAATCTTAGATCCATGTGGGTCTGACGCTCACCAGTCAGCAGTATGAAGGGGCCTCAGTGCTTTGGAAAccaacagacccccccccccccctcctttcattTATTTACGGCTCTCTACTTTCAACGTCAGCAATGCCTGGTATAAAAGCTTaggtccattcacttgaatgggacgaaGCTGTAATGAATTGTTATGCCAGACATAGTCACAGTGCTCGCTGACTGTAGTGCACATCTGATCAGCAAGGGTGCCAAGCCAGACCCCCAACAAGTTAAAATTGGTGGCCTATCCTATTGGGGTGGAGGGGGACGTCCATATGTAATGCATTCACCAGCAGTGTCTCTGCCCATAGATCGCACTGCCTGCTTTCCTTCAGGTACAAACCTTTTGTTATCCTCCAGCCTCTTGACCCTGGACTGGACCACAGGCAGCGCTTCCCATAGGCATTCCTTCTTGCCTTTGTTTGTACGGATCCCTGTCAGGTTCTGACCGGCCAACACAGACGTCAATAAACAGTTGTCCCATCTCATGACCTTCATGCTGGTGAAGAGTAGAGATCCGGAATCAGCAGTAGAAGAAACAACAGGACAAACCCTATAACTGTTCTACAGAGCTTATGGAAGACTAAAGTATGGCCGTACTATCCCCCGAAAAGCTGGAATCACGCCAGAGGCAGAGACGGATTGAGATGGAATAGTAAATTATGCCTTCCTTCTGGATACAGCTCAATATCTTCATGTGTATGTCCAGTCTTAGGCTATGGTGGGATACCCCACAGTAGACCTGCCCGTGTTTATGCTGTGGTTTTAAACCCTACAGCTAGAGGGCACTGCAAAGGTTTAAAACCACAGCAATAATTGAAACactgaagggtttttttttacagtgtcaATGGAATCCCATTGTAAGTCAAAGTGGGTTAGCTACCAGCAACTAAACCTCTGCGAACTCGCAACACAAAGCCTAAGGGTGTATTCTCATGTGCAAgtgtagggctgggcaattaatctAAACGTCAACTCGAAGGAAGCGTCAAGTTGTGACACTTGCGTCTATGTGTCACGTGACCACAGCTctcagcagtccctgacatcAGTCAGAAGATCGGAAGAGAAGAGGGAGTTGCACCAGAGATCAGGAAAGGTGAGTGACACCATTGTttatgtcacctcccctgggtaaaGAACTGCACTATACATAGGCTCTATATAAGGGAGAAAATGATATACATTTTCCAACTCAAAAGAAGCCCTTTGACATTGTAGATGGAAGGGCGGAGAGCAGCACTGCGGTTGATTCCAGGGGGTCTTACCTGGTGATGAAAGAATAGAAGTGTGAGGGGAGTGGAAGACACTGGAAGAAGCTGATAAATTTGTCATAAAGGGTGTTTGGATAATCTACCAGGACAAGCAGCCTTTGTAGAGTGGCAACAATTCTGGGGgggaaaaaacagaaaaaatttttttacattcaGGACTTAAGGGGAACTTTCCAAAAACGTTTTCATGGAATCAACCTATATATGAGGGGGATCCAGCGCTCACAGGGTCATAAGGATCCCCAGAGGCTGAATCCCAACCaacaatgttaaagaggacctttcaccattttgcccacaggcagttctatatactgctggaaagccgacagtgcgctgaattcagcgcactgtcggctttcctgatctgtgcccggggtaaagagctatcggtcccggtaccatagctctttacagtcagaagggcgtttctgacagtcagtcaggtgcgtccttctccacagcagcgcctatagcactgtacagtgtgagcggggaggaacgccccctcccctcctgataatactggtctatgggagagcactgtgagcagagggagggggcgttcctccccgctcacactgtacagcacgataggcgctgctgtggagaagagcgttcctgacagactctcaggaacacccttctgactgtaaagagctacgataccgggaccgatagctttttacctggggcacaggcaggacttttcatggatttgggcacaggcagttctatatactgctggaaagccgacagtgcgctgaattgcattgtctgctttccagcagtatatagaactgcctgtgcccaaacccatgaaaggtcctctttaacgtatCCTAAGAATGGTCCATTATTTTCAACTCTCTGAAAAATCTATATAAGaccaggttcacacttgtgctgggctCTTTGTTAAAGCAGCAGCTCCTCGCAGACCCCATAGTCAATGAAGTGTTCCGCCATTTGTATACCATACCGATTTTCGGCGTATTCTGTGGCAGTCTCCAACTCAGGCTCTGACACTCAATATAGACATATAAAGCCCTTCGCTATAAAAATTCTTTAGGATTTGTCCAAATATTTGGTGCCCCTGGGTCTTGCTGAGAGATACCGGAGCATCATGGACAGGAGAGTATAGGTTTTttcttttagtatttttttttttaatcttccctgacctccttgtagaaacctgtaattcctggacaacccctttaagttgtgggTATTCTGCCCAGTAAATCAGCAGCAGGCCGCTGCATCAGCAAAGTGATAGAAATCTCACCAAATCTAATCCACAGGCCATcaaaataaatgtacaaaaaaataaatctgtggAAATTGACTTGTGATGTGGATTTTACGTCTGCAGCAAGTCAATTTTATGCCGATTTTCACCACAAACTTCACCCTTTGTAACGCATAGGATGaattctgcagcaaaatccacaacGTATGTGCTTGTAATACATGAATTTTGACATGAATTTGCATCCTTATCGCCAGCTAAAAATCTGCGagtgtgaaccctgcacacaaaaaaaaaccccactgagaCCTTAAAAATCTGATAAAGGTGTAACAACCACGCACGTATTCTTACTACTTACCTACTCATTAAGGATACAGACGATTCTTTCATATTAGCAATTTGATTTTTCAAGGTAAACGGGCTACAATTCAGGAAGGAAAACGTGACATTAGTAGTCTGCGCGACACACGGACAATAAAATCTCAAGCGAGTTAATAGGACTGCATCTTATAGGGACATGTCCTGATACAACGGATTACATTTTTGTGCAGGTCTCTGGGGCTGTTGCTCAGTAATTCTACTGATAGGTGATAAGCATCTACAGGGccgcaacccctttaatagataaGGATATATGGCcgctatactacatgtgggaagaaaaaaaaaaagaaaaaaaaaaagtacaaaactaAAAATCTTGAGACCGTGAGAATCTATTCCTTCTGTAACTTGTAGATGAAACCCCAGCAGAGCCGCAATGACTGATCATATCCACCTGTAATACTACAAGGACTTTCACACCAGGGGTAATGGTTCTCTGTACACTCAGAGGTTTaagttgaagctcctgggccccaattcaAAATCAGTAATGGGGCCACTacgtaccttgtgccatttagaataatcATATATTTTATTTGGCAGAGAGGCCTCTACATCCCCCTCAGGGTCcacctgcaccccctatagctacactcctGTATACACCAATACCAATCAAGTACCTGGATGGTGTAATATGGCCATGAATTATTAAGTGACCCCCGGCCTCTTAAGTCAGGCACAGTCCCGTGTGTCAGCAAGGATAGATAAATTTCACGTATAACTCAAATCAGCTTTGTGGAGTGAGGTATAACAAATTTGGCTTGGTCTCTGCCCTGCTCCACCTACCTTCCAATAAAGGAGGGCATACAACAGTATAATGTGCAATAAAAGGCCATGTACCAGAGATCCGCCACATTTACACCCCTTTCAGACAGACAGTACTTACTTGGGTAACGCCTTATGAAAAACAAGCTCTCTGGCTGTGCCCAGCAATATCACAGCTGCGGCTTTAGGACCGTCCTCCTCTATATGGTTTAGGTAACCCGTCACCAACCTATGAACTTCAGAGTAACTGCGAGCAAAGCGAGAGACAGAATCAGCAGTCAAATACACTGAAAAGATTGCAGTGCCACAAGGTGGCGCCAAAGGACCACATACGCTTTTGCAGTCAGTCTACATTGACTGTGACGTTCCATAATACCAGTTATACAGCTGTAGGGGCCAGCGATGTACAACTCCTGGCACTATAGACATATAATGCCACCTCCACAGGTGTTGCCCCACCTGCCCcagcatatttataaaaaaaaaaaaaaaaattgtttggacAACCTCTCAGTAAAATCTCACTTGTCTGGGCCGGTAAAACACAGTGGGGCAGGTTTATGAAGTATGGCATACTACAGCACAAATGTATAGTGACGTTGGGgtgcaggaaagggttaagtcctttcacttaaaggggtataccACTAATCACTAGTCCCCCTATCTGCGCGTGCATACTTCCAAAAAGAGGTGCAGTACAGCGCTCGGCTATCTCCGGCAGTCCCTACAAACTGAACAGAGCTGCGACGTTCATGCTTGACCTGCTACTCTTTCTATACAAGGCACAGGGTAACCCATGGTTATTGtgactggttgtggtgacagcggtcagacccccccccccccctccagtttaGCAGTTATGCCCTTTCCAATAGATAACTTGTAAATGATGGAACCTCCCCTTTAAATGTGACTTTCCCTTTAAACAAGCAAACAATCTGCAGGTAACCTCAGTAATTACTCGTGAAAAGTGACCGGCACGTGATTCATGGCGCAGGAGTTACACTTCACCGTCTTGTCTCTATGACAGGAACAGACGCAGCGCTGCACGCTGTCTCGCATCATCAATGTGCCCTCTAAGTACTTGTGGTACGCAGACGATAACTCCGAAATGAGGCGCTGTAACTTGTTTCCTAGGAAAGAGAAGATGGAAGACTTGAGTCCAGGGCATTATCTTATTGCTAGTATAACGGCATCCTCACTGGGGAAGAACATGGACTGACCGCCCTCCTTCAGTTCAGTGTCAATCTCTGTAAGGTCCAGCTTGAACATGGTGAGCACACCGACCAGGGCCGCGTCTCTCTGCTCCTTCCAGTGCTTGCTCTTGTTGTGGGCATTGCAGTGGCAGTGTCCTTGAGATGTCCATTTTGTACACTAAAGGGGGAAAAAACAGGTTACAATGTAAGAGGGAAGTACAGGCCGCAGGAGGTTACTAGACATTATCATGATCTGTATAAGTGCTGATATCTGGCATCAGCTGCTTGTTACCCTACACAGGAAGCCAATGGCAGTCCTATGACTTACCAATGTGACTATCCCTCCCCGGTGGAGagatcagcattagagatgagcgagtactgttcggatcagccgatccgaacaacaagctcgaatagaaatgaatggacgtagccggcacacggggggttaagcggctggccgccgtcaaagcggaagtaccaggtgcttccattcatttctatggagcgtgctgttcggatcggctgatcagaacagtactcgctcatctctaatcagcatacTTTGCCACTCTGGCtgcagtgaaactacaactccattcacttctatgggaaatCCTACAGCAGCAGAGCATTgaggcatgctgggatttgtagtttcccaaaaggagtgctgcagaccgcctacccctggtctagagcgtGCACGGACAAAGGAGTTACTGCTGTCTGTGGACAGACTGAACACAACCCATTTTAATTTAGTAAGAGACTCTTTTGGCTGATAGACTCAGCTTTCCTCAGAGGCGAGCAGTCAGATTTCTGCACAATTCTATTCTGGACACAATTGTTGGTTCCCCTTGTTtactgaaagaaaaacccacaatggtcacagaaacactgaatctgacaaaagtaataataaataaaaattctatgaaaatgagcaaatgaaagtcagacattgctttttgcttcaacagaattttttttttaaataaaaaaacctcATGAAACAGACCtgcacagaaatgatggttcccttaagcACACCAGGACGTTACTGTACTGAAAAAACATGGCAGCCGCTCAGAAACAGAGTGCCTGCACTAGTTGCCTGGTCTTCCGTGCTTCATACAGCAGCATACAGCAGTTAGCatgactctgatcatgggcatttaacaactcagatgctgtggtcaaatgtgaccatggcatctgagtggttactttcgCTTTCTCTTTCTTCTAGGTAAGGCAGCGTTCACACTGCTGCTGCTGTCTGCCCCGGGGCAGCGgtcggccttaaagag
This region of Leptodactylus fuscus isolate aLepFus1 chromosome 8, aLepFus1.hap2, whole genome shotgun sequence genomic DNA includes:
- the LOC142217112 gene encoding uncharacterized protein LOC142217112, which codes for MRSGGEGPCDDNTSLEAAVAEESVIVISDDEADVSLGLGNSVLLIEDAGENSFVKEKKTVEVLDEELAITFSRKAHVMPHARYDCSMHPFTRVEQETQLPLDQNASFCDECYCYLCDKPASECTKWTSQGHCHCNAHNKSKHWKEQRDAALVGVLTMFKLDLTEIDTELKEGGNKLQRLISELSSAYHKYLEGTLMMRDSVQRCVCSCHRDKTVKCNSCAMNHVPVTFHDYSEVHRLVTGYLNHIEEDGPKAAAVILLGTARELVFHKALPNPFTLKNQIANMKESSVSLMSRIVATLQRLLVLVDYPNTLYDKFISFFQCLPLPSHFYSFITSMKVMRWDNCLLTSVLAGQNLTGIRTNKGKKECLWEALPVVQSRVKRLEDNKSYRQLVRYLNAVQCSDLTSLNTMKQKLCLYMCKYGDFNSAANTLLQTKGMQGSIAKFFNSSLFELHLAMLRTKSCPPGNELKWSEVYEPQNGVSLKKGLLIRIALRVLLCNDHLFHESKCWSALVRIWCTHETLSNEGRLQPLFVIEPDKVLQQTVMTMSCTILDELQRQTNVHLPQPFHKAYGSSAEMILIIQAIIRYLMGTNPPLKGMLELVVAFGVNHWAVSLLIEGISLMTELLFQFVSSINRELYEDEQRIVGLFISRGPNYVAHLVPVFLLHQREGVRIVGFHLIDIVLKNLNR